The segment gacactaatgcattcactattggtggagttgtaaagtGATCACTTAAAAATCTTAAGAATTGCCAGAGATCATTGAAAGAATGAGTGCTTCCCCCACTCCACTTTGAACATGTGTTAGAGATTGAACAGAAACTCTAGGGTCAAAACTCTATATTGCACTTACAAATTCAAGCTGCTGtgtattggtaaaaaaaaaaaaaaaaaaaaaaattaaatcaggaTCATAGAGAGAGCTCCTAAAGAATTTGGAATCTTCAATTAGAGTGTATAACTttgtggtttaattttttttttcattcttccctgTGTTGGGAGCAAAATTCATTCATTACTAATTAAACCCATGTATATAAATTGCTTCATAGGATTGGGATCAATTTATAGTTCAGACTGCTTTGTATCTTTCTTATCTTAGTACAGACTGCTTAATATCACTTAGCATTTTTCCTAAGGTAAAATATATATGAGAGTTATGTGAGTGTGTGCACAAAACTGGAAAAAGGCCCAtggctctccccctccctttatctccttctctgactcttcatccttccccctcttcctccctcttttcccctttccctccgctctcctcccccatccccacccttccctataccctttctccctcctcctcttcccagcCTAGACAATGCCATGGTGGCCACAGAGCCCACTGAGGTGGATATCACGTGGCCGTGCCAGCACATGTTCTCCAAAATGGCCACGTACCTGATGGGTGAGCTGACAGCCACTAGTGAAGACTACaaatttctggaaaatatgaacaAACTGACTAGCTTGAGGTatctagaaatgaaagatattgcAATAAACAGAAGTAGAAACCTAAAGAAATATGCAACACATGAGCCTTATCTGGATCAGATCACTTTAATTGAGGAGCAAGTAGCAGCTCTTGAGCAGGTAGCTTACAAATTAGATACATATTCAAAGAAACTAGCAAAGTATAAGAAGTTAGAAAGGTGATGAAAGCCTTCTTTAGCACAAAGACTTTAACTTCAAGAATATTTTATAAGAGCTGAAATAAGTGGAATGGGACTTATCACTATGCTTCAGTTCCTAGAAGGAGGTAATGCTGCTGATCCAAGGAGAATCCCAGCCCCCACCTCTGGTTGGATGTGTAACTCTGGCCAACCCCAATGTTTTCCTAAACCTGGACCCCCTGGAACCCCATCTTATCGTGTGCTTCGTTGTCTGCCCTGGACCAAGCCTCAGACATCAGGATCAACCCTGTCTAGAGCAGACACAAATGAGAGgctctcatctccctctctcctcccttcttccctcttccctaggTCCCCCATCCCCTTCATAACCTGTTCTTGactttaaataataaatgctgacccatgggaaaaatattggaaaaaggaaagagcttGGAGCTTGTCCCTCTTTTCCTACTTCTTCATCTCAGAAATAATGAAACCAGCTAGGATTTCAGGGGATATACTTCCAGGGATGAAATGAAAAGTATTGTCTCCTGGAGGCCAGTGTTGTTCAGAGTTGGTTAATCTCTTTCTGAGACTTAGGTTTGTGGTTTTAGTGATTTTATGGGGAGTATTTTGGTGTATTTGGGAATAAGAAGTCCTCATTCCCCCTTTAACCTATACAAAAAATCTTCAAGGACTTAAATTATTATGACGATATTACATAGGAATGTCTGTTCTTTAGATGAAAGACCTTTCTGGGAAATAGGAGTATATAAGCGTGTGTTTGtgactttttattgttgttttgattGTATCCTTGCtacaaaggattttttaaaaattctataataatttgcttttttttcttctttccttgacaTTAGGAATCCTAGGGAGCTATGTTTGACATCATTCGTAGTCAGCCTCATATCCTTACCTCTTCCAAAGTATTCTTTCAGAATGTAACTTGGTTTGGATAGATTTGCAGCTAGTGCCCACGTTCCTTTATGCTTTGCTttcttgttaatttctattgaatCTCATTCACATGTGAAAACTTCACATCATCGTAAGGAGAAACAGTGGTATTCATAAAACAAAGTCCGGTTTGACGCGATGCATTTGGAACATTTTTTGCTCTTCAGTAAATATAAACTatttcagcaaacattatttAGTACTCATTTTTTGTACAACTTCATGCATTCTATTATGTTCTACTCatttaaacaaatataaaagcagTTCCTTTACTTCTAAAAGTGATGTCCTTAAAAGATATGTTCACTTTTGTGGACAAAATGAGATTTACAATCAGTCAGTTTCTTGacagaaaacaaatatatacaacagTTGTGTTCCCTGTTATTTTTGTGTTTAATCACTAGGCAAGCTTCAGCAACTGATTAAAATTTAAGCCAGAGTATGTGACATGCTTGTGCgagcacatgcacatgtgtgtgcgtgtgtttgtgtacacatacacatatatatgtaatcttTAAGAGgattgaaataaaattttgggTGGCATAGCTTTTCATTGAAGTGTTGGTTATACTATAAGTTAAACCATTTTTTGTAAAAGTTGAAAGCACAATATTAAATGTATCCAGTTTTCTAGTTATTTGTGCAAGTTAAAAATAACTTGCTGTTCAGTGGTTTTCTTGTTAGACAATGTAGGGGACTTGCCACAACACATGCAACAGATTATAAAAAGACTGCAAATATAATAATTACAACATGGAGCAGACTGCGCTGGCAGATACAAGAACACAGAACTCTCTTTAATCATAGGGCTTCCCATAGTGTGGGTGGTCACAGTCTGTACTGTAGACATGTTAGTCAGTCTGTTCCCCATGcagaagtgattgtaaaacagaGCTCAAGTAAACAGCATTCCACAGGcttttcaggatttttattttgagaaaatataactattcttttaagttgtttttactcttctctctccatctacccacACTTCTCCCTGTGCTGGTTTTCCGGCCAACATCCTAGACCTCTCACCTTGGCTGTGTCTGCTTTGTGCATAATCACACAACACATGCTTTTCACTCTCCTGCTATTTGGCAGAAACAGAATGAAACATATCACATTTCcaaaacattttctgttttttgctttcAAAGTCATATAcaatcatttaaaataaccaatGAAAGTTACTTTTCAAATTCtttaattaaatgcttttctCATGTTGCGGTCATTTCCCAGTGACCCCTCTCCCACAATATTACTTTTGATTATTGAgttcattattaataatatgcCATATTAAATTAAATGTAACTAATCTACTTACCTTTTTGCTGACCCTCATTTTTATATAGTCAAACTTCAGTCTCTTAATTTCTCTTGATGTTTAATCCGCAGAACGTAGGaataaaagtaatattttctGACATTCAAAATACCCTTGTTTGGTATGAGTAATATTCTAACCCTTTGCCTCTTGCAAGTTAGGCTAATTTTTCTTTAAGAGATATAGAGACCTTGCTACTTGAATCTTGGTTGGCTCAGAGAACTAAAGGCTCACTGTTAATACCACTTCCTAGTGGCTTGAATACAAAACAACCACAAGGAGCTCCAGGCTGACTCTCTGATGCTTGGCTGGTGGCTCACAATGGACAACTCAGGTTATAGGGAACTTTGTTTAGCTAAATCAACTTCAGATATATTCTCTGCCTATCCTTGTAAAATAATACCTTTTTCTCGCTATGATTAAGTAAATTTCTTTTGCTAACTGTTGAATGACTtatgagtgtctcattttgttccagtatTGAACCTAAATTCTCAGGGGATTGGTCTGAGTCAAGTCTAGTGCTGAACACCCAGATAGCCAGTTTTGTGTTAGCAGTTTGTTCTCTTGATTACGAATCCTTAATTTCCCAATATTTTCAGAACTATTTATGAATAAGCAGGTTTTGTGTTAGCAATTTGTTCTCTTAATTACAAATCCTTCATTTCCCAAAATTTACAGATTTATGAATATTTAAGCAAAAATAAGTACTATTAGTAAGTATAGTTATTCTGTCCTACCCCACTCCTCTCTTTTGATTGTTTTTACAGCTCTTATTGATTTAATTATCATGTCTGTGCATATAATTCACAAATTGACATATCCAACCTCAGTCTCTCTCCTAAGTTTCAATCCTCCCTGGAGATATCTTGGGCTCATTATGACCATAACAGAATTCACTGTCTTTTCCCCCAGACCcactcctcttctgaacttccttttttcTGTCCACCGTACTTTTTGTCTCCCTGGTTCATGATCTCAGCATTATCTTCATTCTCTCACCctacatatctaatcagttaccagatcttttcatttctgtctcagTAATGTCTCATGTATCAAACTCCTCTCAAGTCACTCAACCACTATcatagttcaggccctcatccctTGGCCTAGACTGTTATAAGGACCTTATAATTGATCTTCCTACCTCAAGTCTGTTTgtttttcaaagcccttcataacctggcccagCCTCTTTTTCCAGTGTCACTATGCATTACTTCCCCTTTCACATTCTACAGTAGCTCTGTTAAACTTTCAGCCAGACCTAGTGTGGTCcagaccagattaaaatataattgggaaatgtttaacaaaaaaccccccaaaatacagcacaacacagataatgttaatttgtgtttttaagTCGATGTGTTGccacagggatccatttctatttgagtttgaccccactgCTCTACAGTATAGCCCATACTGGCCTTCTTTGTGTTCTTCATGTACAGAAGTCTACTTCTGGTCTCTGTCCTCCATTACCCCAGTGCATCAAAAGCACTCCTTCACCATTGCTTCATGGACTTCCTCAGATATCATTAGTTTTTCATCAtggaaattgtcttggatcattgtcttgatcagagtaactgagtctttcacagctgatcatcctttCAGTATTGCTGAGTGAGTGTTTAAAATACATCACCATAACAGTTTTGGGATTAATTAAAGTACTCAGTCATTTATTCTGGAGAAGGATAATTTTAATTGATACGGTATCATAaaacatagatttaaaactggaaaggatctgAGAGGCCATCGATTCCAACCCCACGTTTTATAAAGGAGTCCGAGAGCGTTCAGgttatttgtccagggtcacacaggtactgtctaaggcaaaatttgaactcagatcttcctgatccaAGTCTAGCTATCTTCACTGTGCTAGGAAATACATCTATTTGAAGCTTGTAAAAGAATACAAACATAttacttttttccttaaaagattaCTCTTACTTTAGTGTGTAGTATCTAAGTCCCTTAAGGGCAGATCCATTTgcatttttaatctttgtatcaccagtgtcTAGTACATTGCTTGTTGAATAAAATGGAAACTTGTGATTTTAGCTATGTAGATATTCCCTTTATTTATACAAATTATTTCATCCAACCACACACCCCTTTACATAGTCATTATCATTTACTGTAGTCTTAAAGCGaactgctaaaaacaaaaaagatgcaTACTGTTTTGTCATTTAATTAAAATAGATTTATATCACAAGATCACATTTGGCTTATAAATACAGTATATTTTGCCTTTTTGATGAAAATTGAAAATGGGAGAATGAAGGGATCAAAATTTTAAGTTGAAATGGTAGTGCCAAGAGCAGCTTTGAAGAAAAGATCATGAATCTACTTTATTTTCCCCCTAGAGGTTTAAAATCCCTTTCACTTAAAATCCCACAGGACGGAACCTCGGCCTGTGTGCACATTTGTGGAGAGTGCTTTTTACTTTGCTGAGTAATTTAAAATGGTGAAGTCCCTTTTTGGATATGGGAAATGCTTTATTGACTACTACTTGCCAAACTTCAGATCACAACCTAATttaagggagtggggaggtggggtTAGGGatagaggtggggaggggaactGCAGAGTAATCTCCTTTGGTATTTTGGAAGTATTTGAGGTGCCCTTTATTCTACAAAACGTTACAGTCTGTAAGAAACCACACAGAATGTTTGATGTGGGAATTCCTGACAGAATATTGGAGACTTAGAACCTGAGTGCAATGCTGGGGCAAGTTAAAGATGCTGAATCCAACCATCTTTTAGAAGTGTCTTTCATCTGTGAATTGGAGCACTGCTCATAATTTTATATGAAGCAAGCATGGCTGAAAAAAGTGGTTTAATTTTAGGGGGGAAGCATATAAAGTTCAAAGATCATAACAAAAGCAGAGATGTTGCTTTTTGTAAGTTTAACATTACAGTTGATATAATCTAGGTATTTAGAATTCTTGCTGCTTCACTTCCTTTGTGGGTCTTGCCTTAAGACAGCAAGAAGAACccgtgttttaaaaaaaatgtacattggGGTTCTTATTgctccattttacatttatttagagATTACTGCCAAATAAACTCTATGAAACCTTATGGTAGTTCAGCTGATTTATATTTATAGTTACTATAATGTGTTTCTATTAAGATAAAATGTATTTCTTGAAGCTGCTAAACCAAAAAGGCTGAGAGTCAAAAAAGAATTGATGTGTTTTAGTGCAGGTTatactgtttttgcctttctttatatctctagtgcttcttttctccctctataacATTTCACTTGGTGACTCATCAATTCCTATGgatttatttaacatttctatGTGATTTTTCTCAGATTTACTTGCCTTTTGGTTATTTGCCCTGCCTCACGTCTCTACTTCTGTCCATCTTGCACTCctctgtcaaactgatcttcctgaaGCACAAGTCTGAACCATGTCACccccccattcagtaaactccagtggctgtctatcacctccaggatcaaacataaaatcatctgtttggcATTCACTCTTTCACAACCTTACACTCTACTCCTTTTGCAGTCTTCTTACTGCACCTTATATTTTATGCTGTATTCCTTGAACACAATACTCCCATCTCCCAGTTCCATATATTTTTGTTGGTTGTAGCACATGCCTGgaatctctccctcttcatcttccatttcctggcttcctgactttctttaagtcccagctaaaatctcaacTTGTGCAAACCTTTCCCTGTCCTTCTtaatctagtgccttccctctgttttcttgttttcatgTAGTTGTTTGGATGTTTcatcctcattagattgtgaactttttgagagcaggttttacctttctttatatccaatCCAGTCCTTaaaacagtgtctggcactttaATACACAAAATTCATTTACCCTGCTTtgacttagcatagtgcctggtccATAGTAAGCCATTAATATCTGTATATTGATTTGATTTAATGTTAActcatgtaatggaatattatctcCTTAGTGATATGAGTTATATAAGAACATCATCTAAGGCTGAATGTTTTAGAAACTGCCTAAGGCAGCTGACGTGTTTTAGGATGAGTTTAGAACAGTTTGCTCTGGTATGTGTCAGTCATTCTTCAGATTGAATGTGATGCTGCTATAGATCTGTCAGCAAGACACAGGTATATTTTAAAAGCTATTGTGTTTTCTATTATAGATGTTTGAGACATTTTGTCTTTTACTCAGATGAAACATTCATTGACTTCCTTGGGAGTTTTTGCCCTTGTAAACTGTATAGACTCTGGAGTCGAATTTAACCCACAAGAAcatgatatcaaattgcttttcacCTGGTTTGTATTTGCATGAGCTTCTCCATGGTGCTCCCCTTTATTACGAAGGACCTATTAAATGAAGTTGCTAGTGTCCTCTTGTGAATTTAAGGAGGAAAGCCGTATGTTTTCATAGATGTGTTCCATCTACTCATTTAACATATGTTTCTTTATAACTTGAAATGACCTGGGCCCATTTGCTTTTTATTATGGATACTTTATTCACCCTCATGGCTATCAAAGTACACAATAGAGCTGGGTATCTCACATTAGTGCTTATGATTAGCATCTCAttagtttcttaatttttattaacatggaataaaatgtttatttgaatTTGGTGGGTTTTCCATCCCACTTGTCTAATATGATTTTTACTTAAATTGCTTATATTTCACAACTGATTTCAGACCAGTATcctattaagaaaactatttccAGTGGAATAATTGAATTATATTTGTGTCTAAAAGTGTTTACATTTTTGTGATTGCAAATTTTCCTTTAGTTGATCTCTAGACTTaataagtcagtcaataagcatgttGAGTAATTCTTCtagaaaatctttcctgattAAATACGTTGAAGTCTGATCTATCCTTTATTTTGTCCTGTAGACATTTATTTACAGTTTATTCTGTAGGTATATTTTATGCATTAGTTAAACAGGATTCTTGAAAAGTTGtatgtaaattatattttttgattGATCTTCAATTACCAAGAACTTCTAGAATAAATAGGCTTAATTGTTTCATTAACCTTAACTTTTTCAATTAGTGATAGCTTGATGAATAGTTTTTAAGGAACCCTCATGGTGTAAATGAacactaaaaatttttttttctaatgcaaTTACCCACAACATAATGAATCTGTTTTTAAAGTTTGGACTTTTGGTAGTATACCTTGCTTTTtaagtagtgtgtgtgtgtgtcttttctccccatttaCAAGGTCAGCAATTCCAGGATAAGTTGAgctgtttctaatttttttatcctCCTACAGGGTACGTAGTAAAGAGTTCAATAAATGTCCAAGTCTTACTGTTATTGAGTGTTGAGAAAGTATGCTGTAAATTATTAAACTGCGCTCTACTCTTCTATTGAAGTCTTTTCACATGTTGATCATATGATTATAATGATGTTTTCCTAGTATAAAAGCCCAGAACTGCTACTGCCCCAGAGGCACTAGGGCACTCCCTCTAAAGGGGCCCTGACTCTGTACTGACCTGTGCAGACCAGGATTGCCTTGGAGGAGCCTGTcctctaaagaaaaaaagaaatcaggccCTTTTTCTTACCTCTGGCCCTTTCTACCTCCATGGCAGAGCTCCAGGGCGAGTCACTTGAAATTTACATGCCTAGGGTCTTCTCTTTTGacactttgttttttaatttaaatgtttaATCCTGTCAGTAAAGTTGCAGCATAAAACAAGTCCAAAAATAGTCATAAAGTAGATTCATAATCATTCAACCTTTTCTTTAAAGTTGCCCTTGACAGTACcatttcaatttaaaattttgatcACTTCATGCTCACATCCTCAATTATCatcaaaaaggcaaaaatatactGTAATATTTGAGCCAAATGTGATCTTGTGATGTAAATCTGTCTACTTTAATTAAATGATAAAACAGTATGCATTTTTTAGCAGACAGTTGAAAAGACAAGACAATAATAGCagttcaacagtcacttccatatatcttagatttttttgttattgttgaaaacaaataaaatcaatttaaaaaaaa is part of the Notamacropus eugenii isolate mMacEug1 chromosome 3, mMacEug1.pri_v2, whole genome shotgun sequence genome and harbors:
- the LOC140496759 gene encoding biogenesis of lysosome-related organelles complex 1 subunit 2-like codes for the protein MVATEPTEVDITWPCQHMFSKMATYLMGELTATSEDYKFLENMNKLTSLRYLEMKDIAINRSRNLKKYATHEPYLDQITLIEEQVAALEQVAYKLDTYSKKLAKYKKLER